The Brasilonema sennae CENA114 genome includes a region encoding these proteins:
- a CDS encoding MarR family transcriptional regulator, whose amino-acid sequence MNKADRIRQVALDWQVTRPEIDPRPMVRVLAVLRSALELEKATEKLFARYDLNTATFGVLATLRRSSPPEGMTLSQLAQFVLVTPASITNRVDRLEARGLVERYDATNDRRCWLVRLTQKGYDLINELIPQHVENERQLLSGLNEQEQEQLYLLLLKLLASLEDD is encoded by the coding sequence ATGAACAAAGCAGATAGGATTAGACAAGTAGCGCTCGACTGGCAAGTGACGCGACCGGAAATCGACCCACGCCCGATGGTGCGAGTGCTGGCAGTGCTTCGTTCAGCCCTAGAACTCGAAAAGGCGACTGAAAAGCTCTTTGCCCGGTATGACTTGAATACGGCAACGTTTGGAGTCCTCGCAACACTGCGCCGTTCTTCGCCACCTGAGGGGATGACCCTTTCTCAATTAGCTCAATTTGTCCTAGTCACACCAGCTTCCATCACCAATCGCGTTGATCGTTTGGAAGCACGGGGTTTAGTCGAGCGGTATGATGCTACAAATGATCGACGGTGTTGGTTAGTGCGTCTGACTCAGAAGGGATATGACCTCATCAATGAGTTGATTCCGCAACATGTGGAGAATGAGCGCCAGTTGCTTTCTGGTTTAAATGAGCAGGAACAGGAGCAACTTTATTTGCTGCTACTTAAGCTACTGGCAAGTCTAGAGGATGACTAA
- a CDS encoding NYN domain-containing protein, producing MLSSLPRAVLLVDGYNIIGTWSCLKITRDTAGLEAARYELIEALIGYSAFQGYETQVVFDAQYQNSCSSRQIITELLSVHYTEFAQTADTYIEKVCASLRSSLAQSLISRMIVATSDRAQQLMVQGYGAEWMSAQQLCYQVEATVCRVRQKSKVRKHSNTRFLANSIDAKARQRLAQMRMGL from the coding sequence ATGCTCTCTTCCTTACCCCGAGCCGTTTTGCTTGTGGACGGCTACAACATCATAGGCACTTGGTCTTGCTTGAAAATAACCCGTGACACTGCTGGATTAGAGGCAGCCCGTTACGAATTAATCGAAGCTTTGATTGGCTACAGTGCGTTTCAAGGTTATGAGACTCAAGTCGTATTCGACGCTCAATATCAAAACAGCTGTAGCAGCAGACAAATTATCACAGAGCTTCTATCGGTTCATTATACAGAGTTTGCGCAGACAGCAGACACTTACATCGAAAAAGTCTGTGCATCTTTACGCTCCTCACTAGCCCAATCTCTTATTTCTCGCATGATTGTTGCTACATCAGATCGAGCACAACAGTTGATGGTACAAGGGTACGGGGCTGAATGGATGTCAGCACAGCAACTGTGTTATCAGGTAGAAGCCACTGTTTGTCGTGTGCGGCAAAAATCTAAGGTACGAAAACATTCTAACACAAGGTTCTTAGCTAATTCTATCGACGCCAAGGCACGTCAACGTTTAGCTCAGATGCGTATGGGACTATAA
- a CDS encoding alpha/beta fold hydrolase — MDELIGESKLAFDDIGAGEPALLLFPGWCADRGILAALAEIESKKRRVINVDLLGHNESRRPEGDFGSEDMIRETIKLVDSLNINEFVTVSVAHAGWIAIELRRRLVNRVPKMVFLEWIIIEPPEIFFETLDKIQKPDQWQSARDALFIGWSVGDPNLAKPFHEFMTNYDFDMWSRAGREISRSYREFGSALRFLETLAPAPTVLNIYSPTQMKSLYSLLDDTKYLEAQQVFANKHHWYHIYRSSSRSHLPSVEVTQEVADAIEYFLCGSAS; from the coding sequence ATGGATGAGCTAATTGGAGAATCAAAACTTGCTTTCGACGACATAGGAGCAGGCGAACCTGCCTTACTCTTGTTTCCAGGATGGTGCGCTGACCGGGGGATTTTGGCAGCACTTGCCGAAATCGAAAGCAAAAAGCGAAGAGTTATCAATGTTGATTTACTGGGACATAACGAATCACGACGCCCAGAGGGAGACTTTGGCAGTGAAGATATGATCCGTGAAACTATTAAGCTTGTAGATTCACTTAACATAAATGAATTCGTCACAGTCTCAGTCGCACACGCTGGATGGATAGCGATTGAACTAAGGCGTAGGTTGGTTAATCGCGTTCCAAAGATGGTCTTTCTGGAGTGGATCATTATTGAGCCGCCTGAGATATTCTTTGAGACCTTGGATAAGATACAAAAGCCCGATCAATGGCAAAGTGCGCGTGACGCACTATTCATCGGTTGGTCGGTAGGTGATCCTAACCTCGCCAAACCCTTCCATGAGTTTATGACAAATTACGATTTCGACATGTGGTCGCGCGCGGGTCGAGAAATAAGCAGGTCATACAGAGAATTTGGCAGTGCTTTGCGTTTTCTTGAGACGCTTGCTCCGGCTCCAACAGTGCTCAATATTTACTCACCAACGCAAATGAAGAGCCTTTATTCCCTACTGGATGACACCAAATATCTTGAAGCACAACAAGTTTTTGCAAACAAACACCACTGGTATCACATTTATAGATCGAGTTCGAGGAGCCATCTGCCTTCTGTCGAAGTTACGCAGGAAGTCGCAGACGCAATTGAATACTTTCTTTGTGGTTCTGCATCATAA
- the rfaE2 gene encoding D-glycero-beta-D-manno-heptose 1-phosphate adenylyltransferase produces the protein MTPSLPHSLSPCPLPTSYKHICDLDQLIVLVSSHRIAGGKIVFTNGCFDILHAGHVSYLQRAKALGDILIIGVNSDNSIRRLKGSTRPINPLEDRMQVLAALACVDYLIPFEEDSPSYLISKLRPNIYVKGGDYTKETLPETPVVENYGGAIEFLPFLENRSTSKIIERISQGKNDL, from the coding sequence ATGACTCCCTCCCTACCTCACTCTCTCTCTCCCTGTCCACTCCCTACCTCTTACAAACATATTTGTGATTTAGACCAACTCATTGTCCTTGTCTCCTCCCATCGCATCGCAGGAGGTAAGATAGTTTTCACTAATGGTTGTTTTGATATACTTCACGCAGGACACGTCTCCTATCTTCAACGCGCCAAAGCATTAGGCGACATTCTGATTATTGGTGTTAACTCCGACAACAGCATTCGCCGTCTCAAGGGATCAACTCGTCCCATAAACCCGTTAGAAGATAGGATGCAGGTTCTGGCTGCACTAGCTTGTGTTGATTATCTCATTCCTTTTGAAGAAGATAGCCCCAGTTACCTTATTAGCAAGCTGCGCCCCAATATCTACGTCAAAGGCGGCGACTATACGAAAGAAACTTTACCAGAAACACCCGTAGTAGAAAACTACGGTGGAGCGATTGAATTCTTGCCCTTTTTAGAAAATCGTTCAACAAGTAAAATCATTGAACGGATTTCCCAAGGTAAAAATGATTTATAA
- a CDS encoding VOC family protein: MTQKQTVNGIVESVLYVEDLPHSVEFYKDLFGFEKEIMDEMICVLRVPNRQALILFPKSIAQEPGRTTSPVGTVEGVIPPHGGSGRLHVAFSIAASELEFWEERLASRGIAIDSKVHWKQGGWSLYFRDPDEHLLELITPGLWTFY, translated from the coding sequence ATGACCCAGAAGCAAACCGTCAATGGGATTGTTGAATCCGTGCTATATGTCGAAGACTTGCCACACTCAGTTGAGTTCTATAAAGACCTATTCGGATTTGAGAAAGAGATCATGGATGAAATGATCTGTGTGCTCCGGGTGCCCAACCGACAAGCCCTCATCCTGTTCCCCAAGAGCATCGCTCAAGAGCCTGGGAGGACAACATCTCCCGTCGGTACGGTAGAAGGGGTGATTCCTCCTCATGGTGGAAGTGGTCGCTTGCACGTGGCGTTCTCAATTGCAGCATCCGAGCTAGAGTTTTGGGAAGAACGACTGGCTTCCCGAGGTATCGCCATCGACAGCAAGGTTCATTGGAAACAGGGTGGCTGGAGCCTGTATTTCCGAGATCCGGATGAACACCTCCTTGAATTGATCACTCCAGGTCTGTGGACATTCTATTGA
- a CDS encoding ABC transporter ATP-binding protein: protein MVELGIGVKDLNFSWLSGENVIKSCSLEVPKGEFWMLLGTNGSGKSTLLRLIAGLLTPESGEIQLSHPVGFVFQNPDHQLVMPTVGADVAFGLVEEKLPPAAVRTRVQEALEAVNLLSLQKRPIYALSGGQKQRVAIAGALARRCEVLLLDEPTALLDPDSQLELVASVRRLVKNRGITALWVTHRLDELNYCDGALLLEKGCLLDHGEPQRLKRRLMELHDKTPET from the coding sequence ATGGTGGAACTGGGCATAGGAGTTAAGGATTTAAATTTTAGCTGGTTATCCGGAGAGAATGTGATTAAGTCTTGCTCTCTGGAAGTACCCAAGGGTGAATTTTGGATGCTCTTGGGTACAAATGGGAGTGGCAAATCCACCTTACTCAGACTCATAGCAGGGCTATTAACCCCTGAGTCTGGGGAAATTCAACTTTCACATCCTGTGGGCTTTGTCTTCCAAAATCCGGATCATCAACTCGTCATGCCAACAGTTGGTGCTGATGTGGCTTTTGGGCTAGTGGAAGAAAAACTCCCACCTGCTGCTGTGAGAACTCGCGTTCAGGAGGCGCTCGAAGCAGTGAATTTACTTTCACTGCAAAAACGTCCTATTTATGCTTTGAGTGGTGGACAAAAACAACGAGTGGCGATCGCTGGCGCTTTAGCCCGTCGCTGTGAAGTCCTATTGTTAGATGAACCCACCGCTTTACTTGATCCAGATAGCCAATTGGAACTCGTAGCTAGTGTCCGCCGCCTAGTCAAAAATCGTGGTATCACAGCTCTGTGGGTTACTCATCGCTTAGACGAGTTAAATTACTGTGACGGCGCTTTGCTACTAGAAAAAGGTTGTTTATTGGATCATGGAGAACCACAGCGCCTCAAACGACGGCTGATGGAATTGCACGACAAAACTCCTGAAACTTAA
- the glpK gene encoding glycerol kinase GlpK: MQKSGYILALDLGTTGNRAFLFNADGKIVGQAYQELTQYYPQPGWLEHDPLEIWQATCWVMQTAIKNAQIAPDEIIAVGLTVQRETCLIWDKTTGQPLHRAIVWQDRRTAPLCHQLQEQGYAQEISDRTGLIVDAYFSATKLSWLLEHFPGVDLTNILAGTIDTWVLWNLTGGKVHATDHSNASRTMLMNLARCEWDETLLTLFKIPRHILPQIQPSLGTFGVTDASLLGVEIPITAILGDQQAALFGHGCHSPGLMKCTYGTGSFLVAHTGSQIVRSQHQLLSTLAWTQANTNGTLDVGYALEGSIFTSGACIKWLRDRITLITTAAETEALANQVTDNGGVYFVPAFSGLGAPHWDMSARGAFFGITAMVQREHLVRAVLEALAYQVQEVVQAIQGSNTIPIERLSVDGGACENNFLMQFQADVLGIPVERPAIREMTVQGIAFAAGLAAGFWDNDHLLVQQRRIERVFLPGVGRNHALENFTTWQKAVERAKHWAD; this comes from the coding sequence ATGCAAAAATCGGGCTACATCCTGGCATTGGATTTGGGTACAACAGGTAACCGTGCCTTTTTGTTTAACGCAGATGGTAAGATTGTTGGTCAGGCATATCAGGAACTAACACAGTACTATCCTCAGCCTGGATGGTTGGAACATGATCCATTAGAAATTTGGCAGGCAACTTGCTGGGTGATGCAAACTGCGATTAAAAATGCCCAGATTGCTCCTGATGAAATTATCGCTGTTGGACTAACAGTACAGCGGGAAACTTGCTTAATTTGGGATAAAACAACTGGTCAACCTCTCCATAGGGCGATCGTCTGGCAAGATCGCCGCACTGCTCCTTTATGCCATCAGTTACAAGAGCAAGGATATGCGCAGGAGATTTCAGATCGCACAGGACTCATTGTTGATGCCTATTTTTCAGCCACAAAGCTGTCATGGCTGTTAGAGCATTTTCCAGGCGTTGACCTCACAAATATTTTAGCTGGAACGATTGATACCTGGGTGCTGTGGAACCTAACGGGTGGAAAAGTTCACGCCACTGATCACAGCAACGCCAGCCGTACCATGCTGATGAATTTGGCAAGGTGTGAGTGGGATGAAACACTGCTGACTCTGTTTAAGATACCTCGTCATATCCTGCCCCAAATTCAGCCTAGCTTGGGAACTTTTGGAGTGACTGATGCTAGCTTGTTAGGCGTTGAAATTCCCATCACTGCCATTTTGGGAGATCAACAAGCTGCTTTGTTTGGACATGGCTGTCATTCTCCCGGATTGATGAAATGTACTTATGGTACTGGGAGCTTTTTAGTCGCTCACACTGGTTCTCAAATCGTGCGTTCACAACATCAACTTTTGAGTACTTTGGCATGGACTCAAGCAAACACAAACGGAACTTTGGATGTGGGCTATGCATTGGAAGGTAGCATATTCACGAGTGGGGCTTGCATCAAATGGCTACGCGATCGCATTACTCTAATCACAACTGCCGCTGAGACTGAAGCACTCGCAAATCAAGTCACAGATAACGGCGGAGTTTACTTTGTGCCCGCATTTAGTGGACTGGGTGCGCCTCATTGGGATATGAGTGCTAGGGGAGCCTTTTTTGGAATTACTGCAATGGTACAGCGCGAGCATTTGGTACGTGCAGTACTGGAGGCATTGGCTTACCAAGTTCAGGAAGTTGTACAGGCAATTCAAGGATCCAACACTATTCCCATCGAACGACTGAGTGTGGACGGTGGTGCCTGTGAGAATAACTTCCTCATGCAGTTCCAAGCAGATGTGTTAGGGATACCAGTTGAACGTCCAGCGATACGCGAAATGACAGTCCAAGGTATCGCGTTTGCAGCAGGTCTTGCTGCTGGATTTTGGGATAATGATCACTTACTCGTGCAGCAACGACGAATTGAGCGCGTGTTTTTACCTGGTGTGGGCAGAAATCACGCTTTGGAAAACTTTACAACTTGGCAAAAAGCAGTTGAACGCGCTAAGCACTGGGCTGATTAA